The following nucleotide sequence is from Labeo rohita strain BAU-BD-2019 chromosome 3, IGBB_LRoh.1.0, whole genome shotgun sequence.
CCggggtctctctctctttaatgTGAAGCGGTAGTACTGACACAATGCGGTCGGAACCCTTAAAGTACCGAGTTTGGTACTCAACCCTACTGTCCATGAAGGGTTAGAAAGcctttggatttcatcaaaagtatcttaaattgtgttccgaagatgaatgaaggccttacggttttggaacgacatgggcatgaataaataaatgacagttttaatttttgggtgaactgtccctttaatagtGATGAGACCTGCTTACCACAGGTACCCTGCTGTTGTTCCCCTCTGATTTTTGGGTCAACAGTGATGGAGCAGCAAGAGTTGTTTGATATGGAGGAGGCTGGATCACTTTGCGTCGTCAAACAATGGTCACTTTCGTTTTTTCCACAAGTCAACAGGACATCCTTGGCATTATCAGGAGATCTATCAAAAGCAAAATAACCTTAATACCCTGAAAACTGGTGGTGAAACCATTCtcttagaaattgctagtaaacttcaaataattacaaagtaaTGTCAaacatgttacattttaaagcagaaaCACTGGAATAGCATTTTGTTGCAAAACAGTATAATCTAGGTTACATTTACAAGTTTAAAGGACACAAAAGCATCATTTAAAACTGACCAGTAAGCAGCCCCTCACCTTATATACAGTAGATGCAAACAAAGCTAAAAGAACGATCATCTGAGGAACTCAAAGTAAGAGCATAGCATTTCAGAGGGGTTGGTTTAGGCGCAGCACTCCTTGGGACTGGTGAGGATTGGGGATAGAGTGAGCGGATGCACTCTGAGGCAGTCAAACACTATGGGGGAGGCAGGAGGCATCCGCCGGCTAGAGGATGGATACATGAAAGGCCCCACTGTCAGTACTCCAGCTCTGAAGTGTCATTGCAGCTCACACCCGAGTGACTCTGCCTGCTTCCCCTCGTGTGGATTAGAAAGCATTAGGGATAACTAGGCTGATCGAACTTACTTGAATCTTGGTCCATTTGGAGCTGCCTTTGGCTTTGATCTCCAGTCAGTCGGGGCTTCGCAGCTCTGAACATCTTTGGCTGAAGCCAAGAGAAGAGAGGAAAATTATGACAAACAAAAGTCGCACAATAGCAAATTACACCATTTGAAGCCATGCTGTCAAATAGAAAGGATAAAAATACTACAGGATGAAAATCAATCTTATTCCTGTGGgctgcataaaaaaaacaaaaaaaacaatggatgCTGGCCCGTGGCTTAATTTAACCTCTTTTTTCGTCTCGTACTTATTGCGTACTGTATGTTTATGGTAATATTTCCCATGTGACCTttagaaagcattttaaaaaaaagaacaattcatACAAGCAAAGGTCATCTGCAAGCGAACACTACCTTTGGCAGTAGAAAGCAGCAGAGATGGAGGTTTGCTGTGCTCTTTGCTGATGGCACTGAGGTAAAGGGATTCTTTGGTGTTCATGCCGCTACTGCTGATGGCAGGGCTGGCTGAAGTGGCCTGATACGCGCTCCTTCCTGTTACTTCTCGCCCATGTAACTCCTGCCTCCGGCTAGAGACTTCAGCAGAAGTGCATCTGATTTTTAGCCTGGAAGAGATGTTAACAAATGTCACTTACATTCATATGTAAAATGCTGAATAGAAAGAAATTTTGAAACCaaagaaataatttacaatttgAAGATagactaccattcaaaagtttttagaaaataagattaacaattttttttttttttttttaaagaagtctactttgctcacaaagcctgcatttatttgatccaactaGTACAGCAAACACTtaagttttgtaatatttttactatttaaaataacctttcaatttgaatgattttaaaatgtaatttattcctgtgatttcaaagctgaatttttagcataattactccagttacatgatccttcagaaatcattctaatattctgatttgctgcttaaaacacattattattattattattattattattattattattattattattatcatcatcatcatcatcatcagcatcatcattaaaaacagtagaatagatttttttttcaggtttctttgattaattaaaagttcagaagaacagcatttatctaaaatagaaatcttttgtaacattataaatgtctatcttttaaacaatttacagcatccttgctaaataaattattttttaaattgtaaaaataataataataataataataataataataataataataataataataataataataataataataataaataaaatagtaaaacatttttaaatagttaaaatatttcacaatattactgcttctgCTGtattctggatcaaataaatgcaggcttggtaaacaGAAGAAactttttacaaacaaaaattaaaaatcttaccgtccaaacacttttgaatggtagtgcagTCTAGCAATCTGGGAAAATTTTTGATCACTAATCAATAATGATACTGCAAACCATGACAGTTATCATTAGTCACTCACTGCCTCTGTGCTCCAGGGTCAGAACTAAGCGCAttgttgttatttgtatttCCTTCGTGTAGTTTTCCATTTGTCAGTGCACTGGTTCTGTTTTTCTGCATCTTCGGACTTGTGTTCTGATTGGTGCAGGACTCTGAGGGGCCTGACTGCTGTCTTGTGGTGGGCCGATGCTCTGCTGCTGGACCACATGACTGGAAAAACTTCTGCCTGGCTTCTTGAGTCCTCTGAGCAGAGGCGGTCCACGACTTCGGAGCGGGACTGAGCTCAACTGGTCTAGTCACAGCCTTGATGGGTGCAGATAATACAGAGGTGTAACGCTGTGAAGACGGCTCATCACCACAGTCAGATTTAGGCACCAAATCAGCAAGCGTAAAGCCACTGCTCTTAAAAGGCTTCACTGTAGGCTTGAAGCCATTTTGGCCATGTTGGTGAACAGTGCAGACCAGTGTGCCAGCGTCCGCTCCCACTTTATATGCTCCAGATTTAAGTGTGCCGTAGCATACACTACACCTGGTTCCAAAAAAAGGGGATTGATAAAAAGTAGAATAACTAAAAGGTGCATGCCAAACTTAATACCCATTAATAATTACAACTCAACACCATCAATaccaataaatatacacacttaAAGCAGCTCCGGTGGTAAAGTTTTCCATCCACCAGGTGTCTCTGGACCAGATGTACATGATTTCCACATACTGCACATTCACTGTTCAATGTGCCGGTTTTATTTGAACTCTCCACCAAAAcggttttctaaaaaaaaagaacagatgaacaaaaagatttaaatgatcaaataaaaataaatatacaaaataataaataataataaaaataaataaatataaatggataatttaaataaatttaaaataaaatgaaaataaaaaccatgaaaaataaaaatctctcTGAAAGCTAAAAATCAGTTTCCAAATCATGACTAAatctaaattcatttttacaacCAGGATTACACCAAATCACTTTGGAGCTGAATAATCAAGGGAACGCTGAATTGACACCTTCTCAGCTTCTCTGTGTGGTTGTGGAGATCTCGCTCTGAGTGGCGTGACGGGCGCCTGCACACATTTTGGCCCTGGAGATTTCTGCCGGTCTGTGCCAGTCTGCCGAGCTGGAGTAGCTACAATGTGCTTCTCTGGAGCACTTTTTTGGATGTTAAGAGATGGAGGACGGTTGTCTCCATTTTTTGGCATTTCAGTTTGAGGAGGACGGTTCTCTGTATTTGTTTTAAGATTGTGGTTTTTGGCAACCACAGGCAGGTTCTTTTTCTCTGATGGCACCTCCTTTGAGTCCTCGGCATGCCGCTTGATACCTCCTACTCCCCCGActgagagaaaagaaaaaaaaaaaaaaaaaaaaaaaaaaaaaaaaaaaaagccattgaGAAGAAAGTCTAAGAAATATGAATACATGAGAAAAATGACACACCAACATTATTC
It contains:
- the micall2a gene encoding MICAL-like protein 2a, which codes for MAAIKALQQWCKIQCDGYRDVTISNMSTSFRDGLAFCALIHKFRPDLINFESLSKDNVYYNNHLAFRVAEDHLGIPALLDAEDMVALPVPDRLSILTYVSQYYNYFHGRSPIGGVGGIKRHAEDSKEVPSEKKNLPVVAKNHNLKTNTENRPPQTEMPKNGDNRPPSLNIQKSAPEKHIVATPARQTGTDRQKSPGPKCVQAPVTPLRARSPQPHREAEKKTVLVESSNKTGTLNSECAVCGNHVHLVQRHLVDGKLYHRSCFKCSVCYGTLKSGAYKVGADAGTLVCTVHQHGQNGFKPTVKPFKSSGFTLADLVPKSDCGDEPSSQRYTSVLSAPIKAVTRPVELSPAPKSWTASAQRTQEARQKFFQSCGPAAEHRPTTRQQSGPSESCTNQNTSPKMQKNRTSALTNGKLHEGNTNNNNALSSDPGAQRQLKIRCTSAEVSSRRQELHGREVTGRSAYQATSASPAISSSGMNTKESLYLSAISKEHSKPPSLLLSTAKAKDVQSCEAPTDWRSKPKAAPNGPRFKSPDNAKDVLLTCGKNESDHCLTTQSDPASSISNNSCCSITVDPKIRGEQQQGTCVQNGPGFSAPIQPFSPVVSCLGEACDGQGSKCDCSLSTCIMPSQSCYKPSSPKQPRRGSATSSCDNGHLSSKNGLVHETRLPIMKPYYITPDQISKELQDIENKLNDLENEGVELEWKLRVYEEEGHGDLLMDPLMVDWFNLIRKKQSYIRRESELMYIAKTQDLEEQQPGVEGELRRLINKPEHLKNVDEKKRETELLNKLMKIVNDRNAIVEGLEEDRIREEEEDQQLNEMMQRLGLQKFKNKRKSSFSKLFRRRSKKASMGE